The following nucleotide sequence is from Anopheles stephensi strain Indian chromosome 3, UCI_ANSTEP_V1.0, whole genome shotgun sequence.
TACGATTGCTCATCCTGTCAGCTgccacacgcaaacacactcCCGTATCACTGCTTCTGTCACTAGCGTTTTCCACACTGCCGGCGGCGGCTCCGAGCTTCTAAAACGTTGGTGAGCTCCGGAGCGCACTTAAATACCCAACCGAGCCCGGGCGGCGATAAGCGACCAGGCCGCTGGTAGGGTAGGGTCATCCAGGTTATCAGATTGGTCTGCTCGGGACAGCTCTCCGAACAGCTGGCGACGCTCGGGATGGCCCTACCCCGAACAGCAGTTCCAAGACGAAGccgccctccccccccccccctctccttCTCCGGCGACTTTGAACTTGAACGCCCAAACCGGAAATGGGCAACGTGCGAAGAAGAAGGGTGCCACCGCGCTGACGTCTGGATCGATCGACCGTGTTTGGTGGTGTCCAAACTGGGGCAAAGTTGATTCACTACCGTCAGGATTCACCTCACCGTCCGTCGGCGGCGTTATTGCGTTGTTGTCCTACTGTCGTCAGCTCAGCCAGTTCGTTGTACCCGTGTGCCCGGCTTTATCAATCCGGTGTTTGCATGTCGCCGAACAGGGTAGCTTGCGTCGCAAAAATAGACTTTCCGGGAGGTCATGCAGTAGCATCCACCAAATCcagaaataaagcaaaaccacCTTCCACCATCACCGGTCatggggtgtgttttttttttacacattgCTGGACGCACCAACTaccattaaaaaaatgtacttGACGCGATAATCGCTGTCTTATGGCGAGCGTGATAGCTGCGTTTCATAATTAGGCTGGACGACTCTTCTCCCTACAtcactgtgtgtgtctgtgtgtgtgttgagagcGATGTCGTAATGTATGTGGCAGGGTTTTAATGTGCTCCCAGAGAAGAGCAAGGCTTGGGTCCCAGTAATGTTGTTTCAAGTAATCATCAAGCTGGATTATTTCATCTGTTTAAACTACAGTaatgagacacacacacgcttaatAACCTTCATCTCATAAAGTAAGCAAAAAGGTTATGTTCGATATATGACAAATgactctgtctctctctctcacacacactctctttcGTTCTCTCTGCTTATGTACGCTTTTGACGCACAAATCAATTCGCATATACTAAGTATACGCACGATGTACTTTGACTTTTGACgtctgtttgtttacgttttacggtttgtttacaaaccGTGTAATCATACCTTGCGCATGGCTCACAGTCAAACCTATCTAGTCGGTGCCGATCTAGTCTTCAAGAACGATTGTCGCGTCGACCAAAGCACGAAAACAATCGGCGACTACTGCGCGGTTGAGTACCGTCTCTGGGAGGTAGCTTATGCATGGACATGGACTCGGTCGAATGAAATCGAATTTCATCGCAAGCTGTAGGCTGAAGTCACTGCTCAGTCGTACGCGACTAATTGTACAAACTTTGTATGGCGATGAGGTTAGATGACAGTTTGAATGCACGACCTCATCCGTCAATACGACTGGGCAGGGGCACCAGAGCAGCCTTTGCGCAATGTTCGCACTTGGATGCACATCGTCGGTTAATGTTAGGGTAAACATTCTAAGAATCCAAATGAGCACCTCTACATAGAACAATGTCCTAGACGCTAACTGACTGACGTCCATTCTTCGATCACTTTCGATCAACTCGGCTCACGTTTGCCAGATCGATAGGTCAGATCGTTCTACGCTCAGCAAGCGCACGAAGAACATCGTTTGCCACGTTCACTTCTCCTTCGCCAACCGACGGCATGGTTCTGCGAAGCAGCGGTTCTGCGAATGGGTTGCGAACGCGCAGATTGTACGCTCAGCCCCTCCGCTGGGAAACCGTTGCCAGACTCGAAACCATGATAGACCATATTTTTTGGATCAAATTTGCACAAGTGGCcgcgagctgctgctggcttcaCGGAGGCAAAATCCGTCTCTGCCGTGTCTGCGTGCGCTAGCATTATTGCTACGGCTGAATGGGGCGTTGCGCATGTAGGTGAAGGAGTTGGGTTCGCGACCCACCAAAAAGAAAGCATACTTACGACATTGATATGGTTGAATTGATTGGACGAAGGATTTTCGGAAGAGGTCTCGAGAGGCATGGATGACAAGAACCCTTGACGCGGAGCTATAGATCTGCTTGTAGTGTACAAGATCCCAGCAATTCTTAACTACCTCAACTATAATCTTAGCATGTGAACGACATGATCTAGTAGGCTGATAGAAAGCACCAACACACTCACCGTTCACCTAGGAACGATCGTGGTAGCATTGCACATGGAAAGGAAAGACGAAACTTTCCTATTAATGCTACTTAAGCATCCAACTCGCGACTCCTCGAAAACAAGAAGCAAGCTTTAAGATCAACGCAATATCACAGCATCACTTACCTTAGTTTGGATAACCAAATGGCGCAAGTGATTTAGGTTGTCCGGTAGCATTCGCATGACATGGATCTGGCTCCTGCAagcaggagagagagagagagagagaaagtccTGGGACTTCTTCGCCCTTTGAAGATGTATCAAATGACCCGCAGTCAAGCCGGAGGAACAGTCTGCCTACCTAAACCTTAAAATCTAGCCTTCTGCTACTTACCGCGGCATAATTCGACTCTTTTCTAAGAAATTGATGCCATTCgcaatatgtgtgtgtgtgtgtgtgtcagctgaagagaaaaaaaactaaaccccCAAACAGGGAGAACAAATCTGCACACACAGCAGAGTGTCGTTTGCAGCGACTGTGAGGGGGTTCTGTTTGCTCAGGTGCCAACATTCGGGATATATCTGTCGCACGCGTCTCCATTGGATGCGTTGATTTGTACGagggacatacacacacacacacacaaacacacatgggCACAGCACCGATCGGCACCCACACAGGATGCTCCGGGGGACCGGACTATAAATGGAGCACGCAATGAGTGAGACCGACCAAAAGTAGCAGCAATTCTGCAACATGAAGGCGTTCTGCTTCACTTTAACGATTCTCTGCGCCGTCCAGGTAGGATTATAGGACTGCTGCCCGTCGGGACACGTcgttcatctctctctctctctcacacacacacacaatctttTGCAGAGTATTCTGGCGTACCCGCGGCCAGACTTCGCCATCAATGGAGCAGTGTCGGGCTCAGGTCAGGTCAAGACCGCGTCACTTGATTTAGGCACGGAGGTCGCCAAAACCGGACAACGTTCAGTTGATTTAGCCTCGGGATACACGCTGCTGACGACAATCAGCGCGAACCTGGAGGCGATCGGTGATGCGATCGCTGCGCCCGGCGTTGACCTCGCCACCGCACTTAACAGCCTCGCCGGCGACATGGTCGGCCCGGTTGCGATTGCGTTCGACGGAGTGATTGCCAAGGTGGATGCGTTCACCGCCGTGCTGAGCGGTACGTTCGACGGTAAGCTGGCAGCCATCGAAACCGACACTGGCGTCTACATCGGCAAGCAGTTCGCCGATGCGTTCAGGGCGACCGGAACCACGCTAAACCAGCTCAAGACGGCACTGACCACGCTCAAGTCGGACGTCCAGGCCGCCCGGACCGCAGCCGGCTCCTCGTCGACCGTATCGAGCGCAATCATCCGTTCCAAGATTCCGACCAGATCGGTCAACAATGTGCTCACGCAGATCCGTCAGCTGCGCGCCACCGTGCCGCTCATCACGTTCGTCGTCAACAGCTCGCTCGACAACCTGAAGATGGTGGACGATTTCATCATCGCGATGAAGGAGGAGGTGGTGAGAGGAGCGGCTGCGTACGTCACGTCGTTCGAAGCGTTCAAGATTAACCTGGAGGCCGAGCCGAACAACATTAAGACCAAGGTGGAGACCGGTCTCGGCGAACCGATCGCCAACCTCATTTCCACCATCAAGAACGAACTGGACACGGTCGCGAAGTTCACGGAGGATCTTGCACCTAAGGTCACCGCACTGGAAACGGTCTTCACCACCTCGGTGACGGCCAAGCTCTCGTCCATCTCGAACGCATTCGGCACGTACTCGAGCAACGTGCCAACGCTGATCGAAAACCTGCAGGTCTCCCTCGGCGAATCGCTGTGCAGCCCGATCAAGGCCGTGTCGCTGGTGCAAATCGCCAACGCTGGCTTCTCGGACTTCTGCTTCAGCAAGTACTCGCCGCGCGTGTTCGCCCAGGTGTCGCTCACGATCGACGCGTTCGACGTGTGCTTCGAGAAGGAGGTCTCCCGTCTGTTGTTCCTCGAGACCGTTATCCTGAGCATCGCCGAACAGATCGCGTACAACGTGGCCGACCTGTTCGACAACCTGTCGATCTGTCTGGCCCTGCCCGATGCCAACAAGGGTGCCTGCTTCACCATGGTAAGTGACACAAGTCGACTCAActtcgcgcgcgcacacacacacacacacacacacaaactcatgTACCTGTTGTCTCTTTCAGCTTACTCCGTACTACGATAATCTGGCCACGAAGTCCGAGGCTCATCTTTCGACGGTCGCCAACCTGGTGGCAGCGGAAACCAAGGCCAGCTTCAACCGTCTCGGTGCCTGCCTGCACAACTCACTGTCCGCCACCACGCTGGCCGCTACCGACATCGCCTCCCTTGCCAGCTCCTGCCTGACGAGTGGCCCCCAGCCTTAAGCAACTCCTTTAATAACCTTATTACGCCAAAACTaagaaacacacgcacagcgcGAGACATGCGAGATGGTTCAATCAGTGGAAAATATAGTTGAAAGATAACgtgcaccaaaaaaaaaacatacacacacacactcacagacacACCGAAACACGTATGCTATGTTCACCGACACCATAGTCGCTTCCATGCGCCGTGGGACGTGTCGGGCGGTGGGTCGCGccacttgtttttcttcctagATCAATAAAATGTAGCAATTACATTAGCGATCGCAACAACCGTTTCATGCGGGGTTCGCCCCATTCGGTCTGGCCTGCAAATTTCGCCAACTATTCTGTTGACACAGTTTCGGGAGGTGCTCCAATCGATTCGTGGAACTCGCGTTGCGTGAGAGTCCTGTTTGGACAGCTGGCGCTGGCAGCATGTAGCTACCTTGGAGGGgtagaaatggcagaccgactTTGCGTTTCTGATGGCCCCACT
It contains:
- the LOC118513713 gene encoding uncharacterized protein LOC118513713 codes for the protein MKAFCFTLTILCAVQSILAYPRPDFAINGAVSGSGQVKTASLDLGTEVAKTGQRSVDLASGYTLLTTISANLEAIGDAIAAPGVDLATALNSLAGDMVGPVAIAFDGVIAKVDAFTAVLSGTFDGKLAAIETDTGVYIGKQFADAFRATGTTLNQLKTALTTLKSDVQAARTAAGSSSTVSSAIIRSKIPTRSVNNVLTQIRQLRATVPLITFVVNSSLDNLKMVDDFIIAMKEEVVRGAAAYVTSFEAFKINLEAEPNNIKTKVETGLGEPIANLISTIKNELDTVAKFTEDLAPKVTALETVFTTSVTAKLSSISNAFGTYSSNVPTLIENLQVSLGESLCSPIKAVSLVQIANAGFSDFCFSKYSPRVFAQVSLTIDAFDVCFEKEVSRLLFLETVILSIAEQIAYNVADLFDNLSICLALPDANKGACFTMLTPYYDNLATKSEAHLSTVANLVAAETKASFNRLGACLHNSLSATTLAATDIASLASSCLTSGPQP